The nucleotide sequence CGGCGTTCTCGTCGATCGACACCTTGCCGTCGAGCGCGACGATGTCGCCCTGCTCGGTGAGGACCAGCGGGTTCACCTCGACGAGGCTGGCGTCCTCGCCGGTGTAGACCTCGTAGAGCTTCACGAGCACGGGGGCGACCTTGTCGACGAGCTCGTCGGGGAATCCGCCCTGCTTCGCGATCGCCTTCGCCTTGTCGAGGTCGATGCCGGTCAGCGGGTCGACCTCGACGCGCGCGAGCGCCTCGGGACGCTCGACGGCCAGCTCTTCGATCTCCATGCCGCCCTCGTAGCTGCACAGCGAGAGGTACGAGCGGTTCGCCCGGTCGAGCAGCACCGAGAAGTAGAACTCCTGCTTGATCTGCGCACCCGCGGCGACCATGACGCGCTTGACGACGTGGCCCTTGATGTCGAGACCGAGGATCGCGTTCGCGGCCGCCTCGGCGTCGTCCGGGGTCTTCGCGACCTTGACGCCGCCCGCCTTGCCGCGGCCGCCGACCTTCACCTGCGCCTTGACGACGGTGACGCCGCCCAGCTTCTCAGCCGCCGCCCGCACCTCGGCGGGGGTGTCGGCGATGATGCCCGGCAGGACCGGGACGCCGTAGGCCTCGAAGAGGTCTCTGGCCTGGTACTCGAAAAGATCCACGCTGTTCTTCCTATCCGCATGCGGAGCCCTCGCCGTTGTTCGGCTCGGACGTTGTTCGGCTGCCGACCCCATTCTTTCGACGGGGCCACGACATGTCTCGAGACTCTCTCGACATCGAGACAACCACCGGAAATCAGCCTAGCGCCTGCGCCTCGGGCGACGGTGTACCCGACGTGAACGACAGCGCCGCGAGCAGGGGCACGACCATTCCTCCACAGACGCAGGATCCGGCGGACTCTCCACGCCCTGAGGTTCTCACGCCTCCCAGACCCGCTGGCCTCCCCCATCGTCGTCCGCATGAAACCGTACTCAGTCGCACCGCAGCCCCCCGGCCCGCCCGCCGGGACGGGCGCGCGGGTCACGTCCACGTCCCCCCTCTCCCCCTCGGCGCACCTGCGCTCGCCCGTGCAATCCCCGGGGGTGGGCGGCGAGCAGAGGGTGCGAGGCAGGGGGCGGAAGGGCCTCCCGATCCTGCTCGCCCTGATCGTCGCCCTCATCGCCGCCGTGGCCCTGCCGGGATCAGCGCAGGCCCTCGCCGCCACCGGGCACGGGGTCGGGTACCTCGCCAGCGACGGCGTGAACTGGATCGGCACCTACCGTCTGGCCGACGGCCGCCTCGCGTTCTGTCTCGAGGCCGGCAAGGCGTCGCCCGTGGGGCACGACTACGTCGTGTCGAACAGCTCGTCGGCACTCGGGCTGTCGAAGTCCGACCTCGGCGAGCTCGCCTACATCGCACGGAAGTGGTCGGGCACGAACGACGCCACGACCGCGGCCGCCGGCCAGCTCGCCGTCTGGACAATCGCGGGCCTGCACGGGCATCCGCAGAGCTGGTACGCCGATCGCGCCGGAGCGCAGAGCGCAGCCGTGGTGTCGCAGGCGAACGCGATGCTCGCGCAGGCGAAAGCGAACGCCACCGTGGGCGGCTCGGCGTCGCTCTCCCTCCGGCTCGAGGCGGACGGCACCGGGTGGGCGAAAGCGGACCTGACGACCCAGCTCGCCTCGGGCGGCACACGTCCGGCCAATCCGTCGTCGCAGTCGGGCACGATGACCCTCACCGGCGGCGTGTTCGACGACGGATCCACGTCGACGACCGTCAAGAACGCCGAGTACGTCCACGTGAAAGCGACCGGTGACGGCGTCTCGCTCACGGTGCGAGCCTCGGTCACGTTCGCCGGCCTCCCGTTCGACTCGGCCGTCACGGTCGGGTCGGCCGGCGCGGGCACGCAGATGCTCCTGTTCACGCCGGCGTCGACCTCCACGGCCACGGCATCGAGCACGCAGAGCGAGCTGTCGCCGCTGCCCTTCCAGCCGCGGGTCGAGACGCGGACCAGCCAGACCGAAGCCCGTGCCGGCGCCGCGATCAGCGATTCCCTGCGCCTCGACGCCGCCCCGGGCGACGGGCTGATGAGCGACTGGGGCGTGTACGGCGACAGTCTGTCGTCGACGCTGCCGATCCCCGTCACGGTGCGCAGCACGCTGCTCGGCCCGTTCGACGCGGCGCCGACCCCGGCGACGGAGTGGCCCGCCGATGCTCCGACGGTGTGCTCCGTCGAGGTCGTCGCGAACACCGGCCCCGGCGACTACCGGACTCCCGAGTGCACGCTGCCGAGCGACGGGTTCTTCGTGTGGGTCGAGACCATCGACCCGGCCGACACACCGGCCGAGAAGGGCGGCGGTCGCGTCCGGCCGTGGAAGTCGGGCTTCGGCACGGCGACCGAGGTGACGCACGCGACGACGGGCGCACGGGTGCCGAGCATCCGGACCACGGCTGCGACGGGGTCCCATGACGGCGGGGCGTTCGCCCCGGGCGACTGCGTGGCCGACGGGCTCAGCGTGACAGGGCTCGGCGACGATGCGTCGGCTCCTGCGGCCGAGGTCGAGAGCCTGCTGCTCGGGCCGTTCGACGAGGAGCCGGCCGACGGGCACGACTTCGGCCTCGACGACCTCACGAGCCTGCCGGTCGCGGGCAGCGTGACGACCTCCGTCTCGCACGACGGCGACTACACCACGCCGTGCGTCACCGTGACGAAGACAGGCCACTACGTCTTCGTGCTGCGGTCTCCGGGCTCGGCCGACGGCGACGGCGACGGCGAGGGTGCTCAGGGCGCGGGATCCGACGGCATCCCGGCGTTCTCCGACCTCGTCGCGCACACCGCCGAGGCCCTCGAAGTAGCGGCCCCCGACGTGCCGGTGACTCCGGTCACGCCCGAGACACCCGACCAGCCCTCGACCCCCGCGAAGCCGCACCGACCGGCGACCCCTGCGAAGCCGACGCCGGCGGCGGCGCGCGTGCTCGCGTACACCGGCGCCGAGTCGATGGCCCCGGAGGCCCTCGCCGGGGCGGGAGCGATCGCGCTCGGGCTCGCCGTGCTGCTCGTCCTCGCGATCACACGACGTGCGCGACGTCGAGGCGCCGACCCGGACGCCGTCAGAGCTTCTCGATCGGAGCGACCTTGATGAGCAGCTTCTTGCGACCGGCCGTGTCGAACTGCACCTCGGCGATCCGGCGCGGGCCGACGCCCGTGACCGCCAGCACCGAGCCCTCGCCGAAGTCGACGTGCGAGATGCGGTCGCCCGCATCGAGCTCGAGGTCACCGTTGTCGCGGACCGTCCCGGTGACGCGATTGGCCCACTCGGTCTTCGGTCGGGTCTTCGCTGCGGCCGTCGCCCGGTCGTAGCTGCCTGACCCGTAGCCGCCGCCGGCTCGGGGGCGATTTCCGTATGCACCGGAGTCGCCCCCGAAGCCGCCGTCGCGCCGTGCGTTCAGCGCCCGGGGCTGCGTGCCGCCCCGGCTGTTGGCCATGCCGGGCGACTGCTTCCAGTCGATGAGCTCGGCGGGGATCTCCTGCAGATAGCGCGACGGCATGGCGACGTTGACCTCGCCGAACTGGGCACGGGTCATGGCCAGCGACAGGAACAGCTTCTTCTTCGCCCGCGTGATGCCGACGTAGAACAGCCGGCGCTCCTCCGACGGGCCGCCGGGTTCGGAGGCCGACATGCGGTGGGGCAGGAGGTCCTCCTCCACTCCCGTGAGGAAGACAGCGTCGTACTCCAGGCCCTTCGCGGTGTGAAGCGTCATCAGCGAGACCGTACCGCTCGAGTCGTCGAGCTCGTCGGCCGCGGCGACCAGCGACACCTCGGTGAGGAAGTCGAGGAGCGTGCCGTCGGGGTTGTTCTTCTGGAACTCCTTGGTCACGGCGACGAGTTCGTCGATGTTCTCGGCCCGCGCTTCGTCCTGCGGATCACGGGAGGCGCGCAGCGCAGCGACGAGGCCGGAGCCCTCGAGCAGCGCCACGAGGATGTCGCTCACGGGGTCGGTGGCCGCGGTCTGCTGGACGCCGTCGAGGAGGGTGGCGAGCCCGGTGATCGCGCCGGTGACCTTCGGGCCGAGGCCGAGCGAGGCGGCATCGCGCATGGCGTCGCGGAGGCCCACCTCGTTCTGGTCGGCGTAGCGCTGCAGCGCCGTCTCGGTCGCCGGGCCGATGCCGCGCTTCGGGACGTTCATGATGCGGCGGAGCGCCAGCGGGTCGGCGGGGTTCGCCACGGAGATGAGGTACGCCATCGCGTCTTTGATCTCGGCCCGCTCGTAGAACTTCGTGCCGCCCAGCACGCGGTAGGGAATCGCCGACCGGATGAAGATCTCCTCCAGCGCACGGGTCTGCGAGTTCGTGCGGTAGAACACCGCCATGTCTTTGTAGGCGGTGCCGGAGTCGTGCAGCGCCGCGATCTCGTCGGCGACGAACTGCGCCTCGTCGTGGCCGGTGTACCCGGTGAAGCCGACGATCTTGTCGCCCGAGCCGACGGTCGTGAAGAGGTTCTTCGCCTGGCGGTCGAAGTTGTTCGCGATGACGGCGTTGGCAGCGTCGAGGATGTTCTGCGTCGACCGGTAGTTCTGCTCGAGGAGGATCACCTTCGAGTGTGGGAAGTCGTGCTCGAACTCGGTGATGTTGCGAATGTCCGCACCGCGGAAGGCGTAGATGGACTGGTCGGAGTCGCCGACCACCGTGAGCGAGGCGCCGGGGATCCGCCCGCTGCCGTCGCGCAGGGACTGCACGAACTGGCCGCCGCGCTCGAGCTCGTCGACGACGTCGGGGTCGACCGGGCGGGTGAGCTCGCGGATGAGGGCGTACTGGGCGTGGTTGGTGTCCTGGTACTCGTCGACCAGGATGTGACGGAACCGCCGCTGGTAGACGGCCGCCACCTTCGGGAAAGCGCGGAAGAGGTAGACCGTCTGGGCGATGAGGTCGTCGAAGTCGAAGGCGTTCGCGCGCTGCAGCTCGCGCGTGTACTGGCGGAAGATCTCGAGGAACATGACGTCCTGCGGGTCGCCGGCGTTGATCTGCCGCGAGTAGCTCTCGACGTCGGAGAGCTCGTTCTTCAGCTTCGAGATCTTGCCCGAGGCCTGGCTCACGGTGAAGCCGAGGGAGTCGGCGTCCAGCTCTTTCAGGATCCGCTTGAGAAGCGCCCGCGAGTCGGCCGAGTCGTAGATCGTGAAGCTCTTCGTGAAGCCGAACTGCTCCGCCTCGCGGCGCAGGATCCGCACGCACGCCGAGTGGAACGTCGAGATCCACATGCCCTCGGACGACTGGCCGACGAGGGCGGCGACGCGCTCGCGCATCTCGGCCGCGGCCTTGTTCGTGAAGGTGATCGCGAGGATCTGGCTCGGCCACGCCTCGCGCGAGTCGATCAGCCCGGCGATGCGACGGGTCAGCACGCTGGTCTTGCCCGAGCCCGCGCCCGCCACGATGAGGAGTGACTGCCCGCGGTACTCGACCGCCTCCTTCTGCTGCGGGTTGAGCCCCGCCGTGAGCCGATCGTCGGTCGCCGAGGCGCGCGGCCCGGAGCCGGAAGACACCGGCCCGCCGTCGGAGTTGTCGAAGGGCTCGAGAACGATCGTCATGGTCCCACCAGCCTAAGCGTCCCGACCGACATCGCCAGGCGGTCGGGGGGGACCTCCGACCGACCTCCGAGGTGGTTCGCGGTCGAAGCGAGACCCAGCGTCAGACGACGGCGGGCGCCCGGTCGACCAGCTCGCGCACGAGGTCGGGGAAGTCGGCGAACACGCCGTCGACCCCGGTGCCGATGATGCGCGCGAACTCGGTCCGCCAGCGACCGAACTCGGCCTTGCCACCGCCGCTCCGAAGCGCCTTCGAGAGGAACCTGTTCTCGGGCCGGAGCGTCCAGGTGAACACGTCGAGCCCGACGGCATGGGCGTCCTCGACGAGGCCCGGCTGCGCGACGCCCTTCGACGTCACGAGCATCTTCTTCGCGACGCTGATCCCGTCGACGGCGCCGGCGAGCGCGGCGAGGCCCTCCGGCGACACCTGCTCGCCGTAGAGGAGTGCGGCGCTGCCGTCGCGGGCCACCAGGTCGGCGGCGGCGCCCTCCGCTTCGATCAGATAGACGAGCCGCCCGCCGACACCGAGCCCCCGGAGTCGACCGAGCACTGTCTGCTCGAAGCTCTCGATCGTGAGGCGGGAGTCGTTCGTCCAGCCGGCCTCGCTCAGCTCCTGCGCGAAGAGCTGGTCGAGGGGCAGACCGATCGACTTGAAGTAGGTGGCGTGCTTGATCTCGGCGACGAGACCGACCGGCGCGGGGCTCCCGTCGGCGGCGAGCCGGCCCCGGGCGGCGTCGGTGTCGAGGAGTGACAGCAGGTCGGCGAGCCTCTGGATCCTGCCCTCGCCGTCGTGCGCGGCACTCAGCGGGCGCAGCTTGGGCAGGCGCTCGCGGATCCGCAGGGTCGACAGCTCGGCCCAGGTGAAGTCCTCGGTGAACCAGCCGGTGACCTCGACGCCGTCGATCGTCTTGGTGGTGCGACGGTCGGCGAACGAGACGTGGTCGGCCACGTCGGTGGTGCCGCCGATCTCGTTCTCATGGCGCAGGATCAGCACCCCGTCGCGCGTGGCGACGATGTCGGGCTCGATGGCGTCCGCCCCCAGCTCGAGCGCGAGGCGGTAGGCGTCGGCGCCGTGTTCGGGCCGGTGGCCGCAGGCGCCGCGGTGGGCGATGACGAGGGGTCGCGGATTCACCCGCACACGGTAGCGGCATCGACCCTCGCGGAGGCGGCGATCCAGGTGAACAAACGGTGTGCATCCCCTGCAAACGTGCGCGCCCCGCAACCACGCCGTGAGCGAAACGGGGTCTCACCAGGTGAATTCCCAGCGCCACCCCGATGACGCGCCGGTACGCTGAAGCCTCCAGGAAATCCACGGAGGGCTCCATGGCACGACGATCAAACCCCGGCTTCGGTCAGTCGCCGGCATTCTCGAACGACCCCCGCGACCTCGACCGCTGGCGCGCGTCGCAGGCCGGCGGCACGACCGCGACGATGAGCGCCGTCGAGCTGCAGGAGCTCTACAACCAGCCGAGCGCGACCCCGCGCGACACCGACCGCATGACCTACGAAGACACGATCGCGAAGACGTTCGGCGTCTTCGCCGTCCTCCTCGCGGGCGCCGTCGTCGGCTGGGTGGTGCCCGGCATCTGGATCGTGGGCGGCATCGCGGGCTTCGTCCTCGCGATGGTGAACATCTTCAAGAAGCGCCCCTCGGCTGCCCTGGTGCTGCTGTACGGCGCGGCCGAGGGCCTCTTCGTCGGTGGCCTCTCGCGCGTCTTCGACGGCATCTGGCCCGGCATCGTGCCTCAGGCCGTGTTCGGCACGCTGGGCGTCTTCGCGATCACGCTGGCGCTGTTCGCGAGCGGCAAGGTGAGGGCGTCGCGTCGCGCGACCCAGATCTTCCTCGTGGCGATGGTCGGCTACGCCGCGTTCTCGCTGGTGAACTTCATCCTCATGCTGACCGGTGTCACCAACAGCCCGTTCGGGCTTCGCAGCGCCGAGATCTACGGCATCCCGATCGGCTTCCTGCTCGGCATCTTCGTCGTCATCATGGCCGCGTACTCGCTCGTGCTCGACTTCACGCAGATCAAGGTCGGCGTCGAGCGCGGCGCTCCGCGAGTCTTCGGGTGGCAGGCGGCGTTCGGTCTGGTCGTCACCATCGTGTGGCTGTACACCGAGATCCTGCGCATGCTCGCGCTGCTCCGCGGCAACAACTGACGCACGACACACGAAAGCGGGCCGCCCCACCGGGGCGGCCCGCTTCTTTGTCTCACGGGAGCGGGGCTACGCCCCTACTCCCACTCGATCGTTCCCGGTGGCTTCGACGTGACGTCGAGGACGACGCGGTTGACGCCGGCGACCTCGTTCGTGATCCGGTTCGAGATGCGCGCGAGCACGTCGTAGGGCAGGCGGGTCCAGTCGGCGGTCATCGCGTCTTCCGACGAGACGGGGCGCAGGACGATGGGGTGGCCGTAGGTGCGGCCGTCGCCCTGGACGCCGACCGAACGCACGTCGGCCAGCAGCACGACCGGGCACTGCCAGATCTCACCGTCGAGCCCGGCTGCGGTCAGCTCGGTGCGGGCGATCTTGTCGGCGGCGCGCAGCAGCTCGAGTCGCTCGTGCGTGACCTCGCCGACGATGCGGATGCCGAGGCCGGGCCCCGGGAACGGCTGGCGGCCCACGATGACCTCGGGCAGGCCGAGCTCGCGGCCGATGGCCCGCACCTCGTCTTTGAAGAGGGTGCGGAGCGGCTCGACGAGCTCGAACTGCAGGTCTTCGGGCAGGCCGCCGACGTTGTGGTGGCTCTTGATGTTGGCGGTGCCGGTGCCGCCGCCCGACTCGACGACGTCGGGGTAGAGCGTGCCCTGCACCAGGAACTTCACGGGCTCGGAGTCGTCGGAGCCTGAGGCCTCGAGGACGAGGGCGGCCGCTGCTTCCTCGAAGGAGCGGATGAACTCGCGCCCGATGATCTTGCGCTTCTGCTCGGGGTCGGTGACGCCGGCGAGAGCGTCGAGGAACTGCTTCTCTGCGTCGACGGTGACGAGGCGGATGCCGGTGGCCGCCACGTAGTCCTTCTCGACCTGAGCGCGCTCGTCGGCGCGGAGGAGGCCGTGGTCGACGAAGATGCAGGTGAGCTGGTCGCCGACGGCGCGGTGGACGATGGCCGCGGCGACCGCCGAGTCGACGCCGCCGGAGAGACCGCAGATGACGCGGCCGGAGCCGACCTGCGCCTGGATCCTGGCGACCTGCTCGGCGATGACGCTGCCCGAGTTCCAGTCGGCGGGGATGCCCGCGGCGCGGTGGAGGAAGTTCTCGAGCACGGCCTGGCCGAAGTCGGAGTGCTTGACCTCGGGGTGCCACTGCACACCGTAGAGACGACGCTCGTCGGAGGCGAAGGCCGCCACCGGCGTGGAGGCGCTCGAGGCGAGCACGTCGAAGCCCGCGGGCGCCTTCGAGACGGAATCGCCGTGGCTCATCCAGGTCGTCTGCGATCCTGGCTGACCGGCGAGGAGCGTCGACTCGACCTCGGCGAGAGTGACGTCGGTCGCGCCGTACTCGCGCAGGCCGGTCTGGGCGACCTCGCCGCCGAGCGCGACGGCCATCGACTGGAAGCCGTAGCAGATGCCGAGGACGGGGATCCCGAGGTCGAGGATCGCCGGGTCGAGCCGCGGAGCCCCCTCCTCGTAGACGCTCGACGGGCCGCCCGACAGGACGATGCCCACGGGCTCCTTCGCGGCCACCTCGTCGGCCGTGATCGTGTGCGGGACGATCTCGCTGTAGACGTTCGCCTCGCGCACGCGCCGGGCGATGAGCTGGGCGTACTGGGCGCCGAAATCGACGACGAGGACGGGCTTCTGGCTGGTCTCGTCGCTCACGCGGCGGCCTCCTGCGACTGGGCGGCGAGCGCGCGTTCGCGCTCGATGGTCAGGGTCTCGTACTCGGCCATGGCAGTGCGGGCCATCCGGTGCTCGACGAAGAACGACATGAGCGGGATGACACCGCCGAGGGCGATCAGGACGAAGCGGGTGAAGTTCCAGCGCATGATGCTCCACAGCCGGAAGTCCATGAACAGGTAGACCACGTAGAGCCAGCCGTGCACGATGAGGATGCCGAGCGACAGATCGAGCGCGGGGTGGCGGATCGTGCCGGCCGGGACGAAGAAGCCCCGGGGATCGCCGATCGCGAGCTCCGTGTGCAGCGGCGTGTACTTGAGCACCATCTCCATGCACAGCAGGAGCAGCATCACGCCCGTCACGTAGGCGGAGATCTTGTACAGGCGCACGGCCCCCGGGATCTTGGGGATGTTGCGCGGCCGGGGCTTGAGGGGCATGGCGTCCAGTCTAAATGGCGGAAATGGGAGCGCGCGGCGAGCCGATCGCCGCTACGGGGTGGCCGAGGCCGCGGCGAGAGCGGCCTCGTCGGCCTCCTCGTGGATGCGCTCGAAGTCGTCCTTCACGAGCCGGTACCAGAGGAAGATCGCGAAGCCCGCGAAGACGACCCACTCGACGGCGTAGAAGATGTTGAGCCAGTTCAGCGTGGCCTTGTCGATCGGCTTCGGCGAGTAGATCGCGGTCATCCCGCCCCAGGTGCGGTCGGCGACGACGTAGCCGTTGTAGACGTCGCCCGACACGTCGGACCACCGGTTGATGAGCTGCGGCACGGAGATCACGGTCAGGAGCCCCTGCTGGAACTTGCCGTCGTCAGCCGCCTCGGTCGGGAGGTAGCGGCCGCCGATGCTGATCGTGGTGGGCGAGGTCGGAACGGACGAGATCGCGGCCTTCGCCTCGGCCCGCGTCTTCGACCAGCCGAGCGCGACGACGACGGAGGCGTTCGTCCGGTCGTACTGGAATCGGTCGACCAGCCAGTAGCCCGACTCGCTGTGCTGGAGACGATCGCTCAGGATCGTGAAGTCCGACGCTGAGAAGCTGCCCGACAGGCTGACCTTCTGCCCCGTGAACTTGTCGAGGAACTCGGTCTGCGGCTTCTGCACGTCGGCGAGCGGCACGCGCGTCTCGGTGGCGGTGTGCGCGGGCTTGAGGCTCTCGACGGAGCGGTCGAGCTGCCAGTGCCCGAGGTAGGCGAAGAGCGCGGCGACGAGGAGGGCGAAGACGAGCATCGCGATCCACTTCGGTCGCCGAGCGACCTCCCACATGGTCTCGGGAAGCAGGTCGCTCGGGCGCGTCTCGGTCATCGGCTAGTACTCAGGGTCTCTCTGACGTGTCTCAGGTGGTGCCTCGGTGGTGCGTGTGGCCCGCTGGTCCGACTGCAGCCCGGCCTGCTCGGCCGCCGGGTCGTAGACGAACGGGTCGTCGTCGAGGTCGAACGACTCGGGTGCGTCGTCGTCGGGCCTGTCGCCGACAGCCACCACGGCGGGAGCGTCGTCGTCGGTCTCGAAGTCGAACGACAGGTCGTCGTCCGGCTCGTCGGCCCGACCCGGCGAGCCCTCACCGGCGAGGGCCGCCTCCATGAGCGCGATCTCCTCGCTGCCGCGGGAGGGCGTGCCCGGAGGTCGGTCGCCCTGTTCGACGACCTTCTTCCGCGAAAAGAGTACGCCACCGATTCTTTCGGAATTGCTGGCAAGGAGCGGACCGACGATCGCCATGACGAGCACGTAGAGCCCGGCGAACGGCGTGATCCTGTCGTCGAGGCCCGCGCTGGCTGACAGCGTCGCGAGGATGAGCGCGAACTCGCCGCGGTTGTGCAGGATGAACGAGGTGTTGAGCCCGGCACGGGGCCCCAGCCGGTTGAGCCACGCGACAAACTGCCCGGCGCCGAGGTTGATGAGCATGGTCATCAGCACCGCCCCGAGCGCCGGCCAGAGCACCTCGGGGAAGAGCGACGGGTTGAGCCCGAGCCCGAAGTTGAGGAAGAAGAACGCGGCGAAGACGTCGCGCATCGGCAGGGCGAACCCCTCGATCCTGGACCGGAATCTCGTCGCCCCGCAGACGAGGCCGATGAGGAATGCGCCGATCGCATCGGTCACGCCCAGGA is from Frondihabitans australicus and encodes:
- a CDS encoding ATP-dependent helicase, with the protein product MTIVLEPFDNSDGGPVSSGSGPRASATDDRLTAGLNPQQKEAVEYRGQSLLIVAGAGSGKTSVLTRRIAGLIDSREAWPSQILAITFTNKAAAEMRERVAALVGQSSEGMWISTFHSACVRILRREAEQFGFTKSFTIYDSADSRALLKRILKELDADSLGFTVSQASGKISKLKNELSDVESYSRQINAGDPQDVMFLEIFRQYTRELQRANAFDFDDLIAQTVYLFRAFPKVAAVYQRRFRHILVDEYQDTNHAQYALIRELTRPVDPDVVDELERGGQFVQSLRDGSGRIPGASLTVVGDSDQSIYAFRGADIRNITEFEHDFPHSKVILLEQNYRSTQNILDAANAVIANNFDRQAKNLFTTVGSGDKIVGFTGYTGHDEAQFVADEIAALHDSGTAYKDMAVFYRTNSQTRALEEIFIRSAIPYRVLGGTKFYERAEIKDAMAYLISVANPADPLALRRIMNVPKRGIGPATETALQRYADQNEVGLRDAMRDAASLGLGPKVTGAITGLATLLDGVQQTAATDPVSDILVALLEGSGLVAALRASRDPQDEARAENIDELVAVTKEFQKNNPDGTLLDFLTEVSLVAAADELDDSSGTVSLMTLHTAKGLEYDAVFLTGVEEDLLPHRMSASEPGGPSEERRLFYVGITRAKKKLFLSLAMTRAQFGEVNVAMPSRYLQEIPAELIDWKQSPGMANSRGGTQPRALNARRDGGFGGDSGAYGNRPRAGGGYGSGSYDRATAAAKTRPKTEWANRVTGTVRDNGDLELDAGDRISHVDFGEGSVLAVTGVGPRRIAEVQFDTAGRKKLLIKVAPIEKL
- a CDS encoding cation:proton antiporter is translated as MHLGEELLVLGVLFLIAYVLGRLAKLIGLPTIPVYMVVGLIASPHVGFFPLSFGQSKIELIAIFGLILLLFNLGLEFDQDEFFGNIGKLVLSGGSYIFFNMALGLAFGFWLGWGTREALIIAGITATSSSAIVTKLLIELGRLANSETPMILGVTVVEDIFIAIYLAIVSVVLSGETDPIPVIGKLLVAFLFLIVMFTIARWGGRVVSRLMRTRDDELFTVLFFGLAVMFAGIGEILGVTDAIGAFLIGLVCGATRFRSRIEGFALPMRDVFAAFFFLNFGLGLNPSLFPEVLWPALGAVLMTMLINLGAGQFVAWLNRLGPRAGLNTSFILHNRGEFALILATLSASAGLDDRITPFAGLYVLVMAIVGPLLASNSERIGGVLFSRKKVVEQGDRPPGTPSRGSEEIALMEAALAGEGSPGRADEPDDDLSFDFETDDDAPAVVAVGDRPDDDAPESFDLDDDPFVYDPAAEQAGLQSDQRATRTTEAPPETRQRDPEY
- a CDS encoding DUF3817 domain-containing protein, whose translation is MPLKPRPRNIPKIPGAVRLYKISAYVTGVMLLLLCMEMVLKYTPLHTELAIGDPRGFFVPAGTIRHPALDLSLGILIVHGWLYVVYLFMDFRLWSIMRWNFTRFVLIALGGVIPLMSFFVEHRMARTAMAEYETLTIERERALAAQSQEAAA
- a CDS encoding glycerophosphodiester phosphodiesterase family protein encodes the protein MRVNPRPLVIAHRGACGHRPEHGADAYRLALELGADAIEPDIVATRDGVLILRHENEIGGTTDVADHVSFADRRTTKTIDGVEVTGWFTEDFTWAELSTLRIRERLPKLRPLSAAHDGEGRIQRLADLLSLLDTDAARGRLAADGSPAPVGLVAEIKHATYFKSIGLPLDQLFAQELSEAGWTNDSRLTIESFEQTVLGRLRGLGVGGRLVYLIEAEGAAADLVARDGSAALLYGEQVSPEGLAALAGAVDGISVAKKMLVTSKGVAQPGLVEDAHAVGLDVFTWTLRPENRFLSKALRSGGGKAEFGRWRTEFARIIGTGVDGVFADFPDLVRELVDRAPAVV
- a CDS encoding SURF1 family protein, yielding MTETRPSDLLPETMWEVARRPKWIAMLVFALLVAALFAYLGHWQLDRSVESLKPAHTATETRVPLADVQKPQTEFLDKFTGQKVSLSGSFSASDFTILSDRLQHSESGYWLVDRFQYDRTNASVVVALGWSKTRAEAKAAISSVPTSPTTISIGGRYLPTEAADDGKFQQGLLTVISVPQLINRWSDVSGDVYNGYVVADRTWGGMTAIYSPKPIDKATLNWLNIFYAVEWVVFAGFAIFLWYRLVKDDFERIHEEADEAALAAASATP
- the guaA gene encoding glutamine-hydrolyzing GMP synthase, producing MSDETSQKPVLVVDFGAQYAQLIARRVREANVYSEIVPHTITADEVAAKEPVGIVLSGGPSSVYEEGAPRLDPAILDLGIPVLGICYGFQSMAVALGGEVAQTGLREYGATDVTLAEVESTLLAGQPGSQTTWMSHGDSVSKAPAGFDVLASSASTPVAAFASDERRLYGVQWHPEVKHSDFGQAVLENFLHRAAGIPADWNSGSVIAEQVARIQAQVGSGRVICGLSGGVDSAVAAAIVHRAVGDQLTCIFVDHGLLRADERAQVEKDYVAATGIRLVTVDAEKQFLDALAGVTDPEQKRKIIGREFIRSFEEAAAALVLEASGSDDSEPVKFLVQGTLYPDVVESGGGTGTANIKSHHNVGGLPEDLQFELVEPLRTLFKDEVRAIGRELGLPEVIVGRQPFPGPGLGIRIVGEVTHERLELLRAADKIARTELTAAGLDGEIWQCPVVLLADVRSVGVQGDGRTYGHPIVLRPVSSEDAMTADWTRLPYDVLARISNRITNEVAGVNRVVLDVTSKPPGTIEWE
- the sucC gene encoding ADP-forming succinate--CoA ligase subunit beta, which codes for MDLFEYQARDLFEAYGVPVLPGIIADTPAEVRAAAEKLGGVTVVKAQVKVGGRGKAGGVKVAKTPDDAEAAANAILGLDIKGHVVKRVMVAAGAQIKQEFYFSVLLDRANRSYLSLCSYEGGMEIEELAVERPEALARVEVDPLTGIDLDKAKAIAKQGGFPDELVDKVAPVLVKLYEVYTGEDASLVEVNPLVLTEQGDIVALDGKVSIDENADFRHPNHAELEDAAAADPLEAKAKAAGLNYVKLDGEVGIIGNGAGLVMSTLDVVAYAGEKHNGVKPANFLDIGGGASAEVMANGLDVILGDSQVKSVFVNVFGGITACDAVANGIVAALGILGDAATKPLVVRLDGNNVEEGRRILAEANHPLVTVVPTMDEAADKAAELASK
- a CDS encoding thioester domain-containing protein; amino-acid sequence: MQSPGVGGEQRVRGRGRKGLPILLALIVALIAAVALPGSAQALAATGHGVGYLASDGVNWIGTYRLADGRLAFCLEAGKASPVGHDYVVSNSSSALGLSKSDLGELAYIARKWSGTNDATTAAAGQLAVWTIAGLHGHPQSWYADRAGAQSAAVVSQANAMLAQAKANATVGGSASLSLRLEADGTGWAKADLTTQLASGGTRPANPSSQSGTMTLTGGVFDDGSTSTTVKNAEYVHVKATGDGVSLTVRASVTFAGLPFDSAVTVGSAGAGTQMLLFTPASTSTATASSTQSELSPLPFQPRVETRTSQTEARAGAAISDSLRLDAAPGDGLMSDWGVYGDSLSSTLPIPVTVRSTLLGPFDAAPTPATEWPADAPTVCSVEVVANTGPGDYRTPECTLPSDGFFVWVETIDPADTPAEKGGGRVRPWKSGFGTATEVTHATTGARVPSIRTTAATGSHDGGAFAPGDCVADGLSVTGLGDDASAPAAEVESLLLGPFDEEPADGHDFGLDDLTSLPVAGSVTTSVSHDGDYTTPCVTVTKTGHYVFVLRSPGSADGDGDGEGAQGAGSDGIPAFSDLVAHTAEALEVAAPDVPVTPVTPETPDQPSTPAKPHRPATPAKPTPAAARVLAYTGAESMAPEALAGAGAIALGLAVLLVLAITRRARRRGADPDAVRASRSERP
- a CDS encoding Bax inhibitor-1/YccA family protein produces the protein MARRSNPGFGQSPAFSNDPRDLDRWRASQAGGTTATMSAVELQELYNQPSATPRDTDRMTYEDTIAKTFGVFAVLLAGAVVGWVVPGIWIVGGIAGFVLAMVNIFKKRPSAALVLLYGAAEGLFVGGLSRVFDGIWPGIVPQAVFGTLGVFAITLALFASGKVRASRRATQIFLVAMVGYAAFSLVNFILMLTGVTNSPFGLRSAEIYGIPIGFLLGIFVVIMAAYSLVLDFTQIKVGVERGAPRVFGWQAAFGLVVTIVWLYTEILRMLALLRGNN